The nucleotide window AACGATAGACCAACCCTGATGACTGCGCCCCGGTTCATCCGACTCCATCGCCGCAGATCAGCGTGCCCGGCTCGAATGTGACGCCACGATGGCACGATTCGCGATTTCAAATGTCGCGCACCTTGCGGGTGCTTTCGCGCCCCAGGCAAGAACATGTGGATCAACCTCCGACAGTAACGGCATCGCTAAAAGGCGATCCGTCGCTCACGCGCGCTGAGGAGCAACGTGAATCTTTTTCCGTGCACTCTCGTTTATGTCGATGCCGATGCGAAGCCGGGTCCCAACTCGACGAATCGCGATCCGCTCTCGTACGTGAGCCAGGCGATCTGCCTGAATAACAGCTTGCGGCGCGTGGGCATGCCGACCTTGACCATCATGACCAACGCGCCGGAGCTGGTCGCGCGCCGGCTCGAAGGCATGCCGACGGAGAAACGCCCGGCCGTCACGCCACTGACCGCGACGATCGAGTTGCCGAAGAACACGCCGTTCTACGCCGCGCATTTCAAGCTCGACCTGATGGACCAGGTAGCGGAGAGCTTGCCCGCCGACACGATGATGTTGTTGCTCGACGCCGACATGGTGGCGCTGCTGCCGCTCGACCCCGATCTGATCGAACGATGCGCGCAAGCCGGCCTCGGCGTATTCGATATTTCGGATCAGGTGTTTCCGGCCTACGGCAGCGAGCGCGTAGTCGCGGATCTGCAAATCGTCGCTGATCAGCGGTTGATGAATCCGCGCTGGTACGGCGGCGAATTTCTACTCGCGACACCCGCTGCGTTGCGCCGGCTGGTGCCGCGTGCGCGAGCCAGTTACGCACGCTATCTCAGCGAAAGCGAGCGTCTGAGGCATCACGGCGACGAAGCGTTCATCTCGGCCGCGCTCAATGCGCTCAGCGACGAAGGGCAAGTGCTGATCGAAGTCGGTGCGTATCAGGCTGTAGGGCGTCATTGGCCCGGCAACAACTATCGGGATTTGCGCTGGTTCCGCTGCTGTTCGTTCGTCCATTTGCCCGGCGGCAAGGCACTCCTCGAAAAAGAAGCGCGTTTCGACGATTTCGTGCCGGACCGTTTCTGGCGCAACATGCGCGTGGCGCATTTGCGTGGCCGCGTGCGTCACGCGGTCAAGCGGATCGTGAGGATGCTGAACGTGGAGCGGCTCGCGGCGCGCATGCGCTGCGCGGCGTGAAGAGCTAGCCGCGTCAGTCGCCTATGCATGGCAGCGAGCGCCCGCAAAGCGCGTTCGCCCGTCACATTTTCACATCGATACGTCCATAGACGCCGTTCGCTTCTTCATTCGGCCCGGCGGCGAAAAACAGCGTGTTGACCGGCTGATTGCTGAGCCCATTGCCGAACGCGATACCCCAAAGGCCGTGCTGCACGAACGACGTGTTATCGGGCGAGTTGATGGCGCCGAGAGACTGGCCGCTCGCCGGATCGAAGGCGTTGATCGTGCCGTCACCGAAATTGCCGATCAGCACGTCGCCACTGAAGCGTCCAAAATTGGCCGGCGCCTGCGTGACGCCCCACGGCGCGTTCAGCACGCCCCCTGAGGCGAAACGCTGCAACAGGTTGCCCGCCGTATCGTAGACATCCACGAAACCGAGGCCGGCGCCGTCGACGTTGTCGTGGGCCGCCGCGTCCTGTTTCGCGTAGGTCACGAAAAGCTTCGCGCCGATTGCCTGAATGCCGAACGGCGCAAAGCCTGCCGGGAGCGACGCGTCCTGAAACTTGCCGGGCGTCGACACCTTCGCGAAGCTCTTGTCGAAGACGTCGATTCTGTTGTTGTGAAAGTCGGCGGCGTAGAGGAAGTTGGCGCCACCGTTGCTGGCCAGTGCGAGGCCCTTGTAGACTGCGGCGGCGCTGCCGCTGTCGAATACGACGAAGGCGGTGGTGGGCCCGACCGCCGGCGCCCACGCG belongs to Paraburkholderia aromaticivorans and includes:
- a CDS encoding TIGR03118 family protein, coding for MKSVLKALGVVVGGAALVSLVASCGGSNSVNSQSFTSTALVSDGAVAASHTDPNLKNAWGVAFNPKGFVWVADNATSLATLYDGNGTPQSLVVSIPNGINGPANPTGIVFNGTTDFVVTQGGKSGVGAFIFDGEGGTITAWAPAVGPTTAFVVFDSGSAAAVYKGLALASNGGANFLYAADFHNNRIDVFDKSFAKVSTPGKFQDASLPAGFAPFGIQAIGAKLFVTYAKQDAAAHDNVDGAGLGFVDVYDTAGNLLQRFASGGVLNAPWGVTQAPANFGRFSGDVLIGNFGDGTINAFDPASGQSLGAINSPDNTSFVQHGLWGIAFGNGLSNQPVNTLFFAAGPNEEANGVYGRIDVKM